One genomic segment of Paenibacillus thermoaerophilus includes these proteins:
- a CDS encoding carbohydrate ABC transporter permease, whose translation MKAKRSLEDWLHQFTFVAPAFVFFAAVMLVPFALTFYYSFTSWNGVSNEVSWVGLANFKQIFANDSAFFDSFSFTARYTIVSVVLVNLAGFLLALLLTRPLKSRNGLRTVFFMPNVIGGLLLGFIWNFIFVRGFSAIGNATGIGFFNLPWLGDASTSFWAMVIVTVWQQAGYLMVIYIAALSNMPKDVIEAAKVDGASSLQTLWRIVVPLIMPAVTVSLFLAISWSFKVFDLNLSLTKGGPFRSTESVAMNIYNEAFQNNRFGLGTAKALIFFIVVAIITSIQVAITKKREVEA comes from the coding sequence ATGAAAGCCAAACGCTCGCTGGAGGATTGGCTCCACCAGTTCACCTTTGTCGCGCCGGCCTTTGTATTTTTCGCGGCCGTGATGCTGGTCCCGTTCGCCTTGACCTTCTACTACTCGTTCACAAGCTGGAACGGCGTATCCAATGAGGTGAGCTGGGTCGGCTTGGCGAACTTCAAACAAATTTTCGCGAACGACTCGGCCTTCTTCGACTCGTTCAGCTTCACCGCGCGTTATACGATCGTATCCGTCGTGCTGGTGAACCTCGCCGGCTTCTTGCTGGCCTTGCTGCTGACCCGTCCGCTTAAATCCCGGAACGGACTGCGGACGGTGTTTTTTATGCCGAACGTCATCGGCGGTCTGCTGCTGGGCTTCATCTGGAACTTCATCTTCGTCAGAGGCTTCAGCGCGATCGGCAACGCAACGGGCATCGGCTTTTTTAATCTGCCCTGGCTCGGCGACGCGTCCACCTCGTTCTGGGCGATGGTCATCGTCACCGTCTGGCAGCAAGCCGGCTATCTCATGGTCATCTATATCGCGGCCTTGTCCAATATGCCCAAGGACGTGATCGAAGCGGCCAAAGTCGACGGCGCAAGCTCGCTGCAGACGCTCTGGCGCATCGTCGTGCCGCTGATTATGCCGGCGGTCACCGTCTCGCTGTTTCTCGCCATCTCCTGGTCGTTTAAAGTGTTCGACCTGAACCTGTCGCTCACCAAAGGCGGACCGTTCCGCTCGACCGAGAGCGTCGCCATGAACATTTACAACGAGGCCTTCCAGAACAACCGGTTCGGTCTCGGTACGGCCAAAGCTTTGATCTTCTTCATTGTCGTCGCCATCATCACGTCCATCCAAGTGGCCATCACCAAGAAACGGGAGGTGGAAGCGTAA